A window of the Roseburia sp. 831b genome harbors these coding sequences:
- a CDS encoding extracellular solute-binding protein, whose protein sequence is MRRKSLKRVTSIALVGAMTASLLAGCGSDGGSKSASAKSSAHGGPYEDFLTIDVYDSQANFQGIQSGWFAKVVKDKFNMELNIIAPNVAGGGDTLYQTRSANGNLGDLILINADQNKLKDLVEADLVYDMTDLITDCDNLKQYSDAIEACSALAGKEGTWAVPSEITAGDPTDPSEATDPTNAPSLRWDVYKQIGYPEMSTLEDLLEVGKQMQEANPTSDSGKQTYMFSWFKDWDGAVMQNATGIAALYGYRFISGFALGKSDGTDVQSALDDDSAYVRALRFMYEANKAGLVDPESTTQNFDTLASKYTDGQVLYSLWPWLGAGYYNTTENMEAGKGFQSAVIDDMQCLGYGGSPQGKMTNTIMIGSKAQDPQRLADFIDWLYSPEGIEMSATQTGGACGPEGLTWEMGDDGQPKLTDFGVKAFVDIDDSLQVPDEWGGGTWKDGISALNYKAVGMTAKNQETGMCYNYQTWPDYIERTTSALKEDWADHYGVSIDTTAIEYLDSIGKALTEPGTNYAVPDYTTDMQTIKEQCGQVILEKSWQMAFASSDEEFNSLLKEMQDTCKGLGYDDVYEVDKANCEAQFAAFQESIDSAK, encoded by the coding sequence ATGAGAAGAAAATCATTAAAAAGAGTCACAAGTATTGCTCTTGTCGGAGCAATGACGGCTTCACTGTTAGCAGGATGCGGCAGTGATGGGGGAAGTAAAAGCGCTTCTGCAAAAAGTTCAGCACATGGAGGACCTTATGAAGATTTCCTGACAATCGATGTATACGATTCACAGGCAAACTTCCAGGGAATTCAGTCCGGTTGGTTTGCAAAAGTAGTAAAAGACAAATTCAACATGGAATTGAACATTATTGCGCCAAACGTAGCAGGTGGGGGAGATACCTTATATCAGACACGTTCCGCAAACGGAAACTTAGGGGATTTGATTCTGATTAATGCGGATCAGAATAAGTTAAAAGACTTGGTTGAGGCAGATTTGGTTTACGATATGACTGATTTAATCACTGATTGCGATAACTTAAAACAGTACAGTGACGCAATCGAAGCCTGCAGCGCCCTTGCAGGCAAAGAAGGAACCTGGGCAGTGCCAAGTGAGATTACAGCAGGAGACCCAACAGATCCTTCAGAAGCAACAGATCCAACCAATGCTCCATCACTTCGTTGGGATGTTTACAAACAGATTGGATATCCAGAAATGAGCACCTTAGAGGATCTTCTTGAAGTTGGTAAACAGATGCAGGAAGCAAATCCAACCAGTGATTCCGGAAAACAGACTTACATGTTCTCCTGGTTCAAAGACTGGGATGGTGCAGTTATGCAGAATGCAACAGGTATTGCAGCATTATACGGATACCGTTTCATATCTGGATTTGCACTTGGTAAATCCGATGGAACCGATGTTCAGAGTGCACTTGATGATGATTCCGCATATGTTCGTGCATTAAGATTCATGTATGAAGCAAACAAAGCTGGACTGGTAGACCCAGAATCTACAACCCAGAATTTCGATACCTTAGCAAGCAAATACACAGATGGTCAGGTTCTTTACTCCTTGTGGCCATGGCTTGGAGCAGGTTACTACAACACAACTGAGAATATGGAAGCAGGAAAAGGATTCCAGTCAGCAGTTATCGATGATATGCAGTGCCTTGGATACGGCGGAAGCCCACAGGGTAAAATGACAAATACCATCATGATTGGAAGCAAAGCTCAGGATCCACAGAGACTTGCAGATTTCATTGACTGGTTATACAGCCCAGAAGGAATTGAGATGAGTGCAACACAGACAGGTGGAGCATGTGGTCCAGAAGGTCTTACCTGGGAAATGGGTGATGACGGTCAGCCAAAACTTACAGACTTTGGTGTAAAAGCATTTGTAGATATTGATGATTCTTTACAGGTTCCAGATGAGTGGGGCGGCGGTACTTGGAAAGATGGTATCTCTGCATTGAACTACAAAGCAGTTGGTATGACAGCTAAGAACCAGGAAACAGGTATGTGCTACAACTACCAGACATGGCCTGACTATATTGAAAGAACAACTTCTGCATTAAAAGAGGATTGGGCTGATCATTATGGAGTATCCATCGATACAACAGCAATTGAATACCTTGACAGCATTGGAAAAGCATTAACTGAGCCAGGTACCAACTATGCAGTTCCAGATTACACAACAGATATGCAGACAATTAAAGAGCAGTGTGGTCAGGTTATCCTTGAAAAATCATGGCAGATGGCATTTGCATCCAGTGATGAAGAATTCAACAGCTTATTAAAAGAAATGCAGGATACCTGTAAAGGACTTGGATATGATGATGTTTACGAAGTAGACAAAGCTAACTGTGAAGCACAGTTTGCAGCATTCCAGGAATCTATTGATTCTGCAAAATAA
- a CDS encoding ABC transporter permease subunit, translating to MARVKKSSTSSGKVKQAKRNDAQGKKLFLLILPFLILTFMFSYFPLHGWIYAFYDYRAPLKLSQCQFVGLKWFKTLFSNSTQVSQLLQVMKNTFAMSLLGIATSFLPVLFAVFLNEIKCKWFKNVVQTLTTLPNFISWTLVYAVAFALFSTTGMANSVLQQIGLITEPIKFLDSGDHIWLKMILWSTWKGLGWGAIMYLAAIAGIDQEMFEAAKVDGAGRWAIIKNITIPCILPTYFVMLMLSIANFLNNGMDQYYVFQNSFNKASIQVLDLYVYNIGMTGKSLSLGTAIGILKSLVSVTLLWIVNFASKKTRGETIV from the coding sequence ATGGCAAGGGTTAAAAAGTCATCGACTTCGTCAGGAAAAGTGAAACAGGCAAAACGGAACGACGCACAAGGTAAAAAGTTGTTTCTTCTGATTTTACCGTTCCTGATTCTAACATTTATGTTTTCTTATTTTCCATTACATGGATGGATTTATGCATTCTATGATTATAGAGCACCGTTAAAACTTTCACAATGTCAGTTCGTGGGATTGAAATGGTTTAAGACACTATTCAGCAACAGCACACAGGTAAGCCAGTTGCTTCAGGTAATGAAAAATACATTTGCAATGAGTTTGCTTGGTATAGCAACATCTTTCTTACCGGTATTGTTTGCAGTATTCTTAAATGAGATTAAATGCAAGTGGTTCAAAAATGTCGTACAGACATTGACAACACTTCCAAACTTTATCAGCTGGACTTTGGTATATGCCGTAGCATTTGCATTATTTTCCACAACAGGTATGGCAAACTCAGTCCTTCAGCAGATTGGACTGATTACAGAACCAATTAAGTTCCTTGACAGTGGAGATCACATCTGGTTGAAGATGATTCTCTGGTCTACCTGGAAAGGTCTTGGATGGGGAGCAATCATGTACCTTGCAGCGATTGCAGGTATTGACCAGGAAATGTTTGAAGCCGCAAAAGTAGATGGAGCAGGAAGATGGGCAATCATCAAAAATATTACAATCCCTTGTATTCTTCCAACCTACTTCGTAATGTTGATGTTATCCATTGCAAACTTCTTAAACAATGGTATGGATCAGTATTACGTATTCCAGAACTCCTTTAACAAAGCATCCATTCAGGTTCTCGACCTATATGTATATAACATTGGTATGACCGGAAAGAGCTTATCGCTTGGTACCGCAATCGGTATTCTAAAGAGTTTAGTCAGTGTTACATTATTATGGATTGTAAACTTCGCTTCGAAGAAAACTCGTGGTGAGACAATCGTGTAG
- a CDS encoding carbohydrate ABC transporter permease yields the protein MRAATTNRKNKIKYSKADHAFNIVNYLVFALITLVCAYPFYYLIINSISANDMSNNGLINFLPKQIHFQNYIDVLKMSGIGTAALVSVGRTVIGTACTVMASAYLGFMFTQEKMWHRKLWYRLLVITMYFNAGLIPMFMTMKTLHLTNTFWVYIIPAIIQPFNVIMVKTYVESIPRSLQEAAEIDGAGILTIFFKVILPTSKPILATIAIWAAVGQWNSFQDTLIYITDQKLYSLQYLLYTYLNQASSLASLVKSTGNAASVANIATMQTPTSIRMTISVIVVLPILFIYPMFQKYFVKGIMIGSVKG from the coding sequence ATGAGAGCAGCAACTACAAACAGAAAAAATAAAATTAAGTATAGCAAAGCGGATCATGCATTCAACATTGTGAACTATCTGGTGTTTGCATTGATTACACTCGTTTGTGCATACCCTTTCTACTATTTGATTATCAACTCAATCAGTGCAAATGATATGAGTAACAACGGATTAATCAACTTTCTTCCAAAACAGATTCATTTCCAGAACTACATCGATGTTTTGAAAATGAGCGGTATTGGAACGGCAGCACTGGTATCCGTAGGAAGAACAGTAATTGGTACAGCATGTACCGTTATGGCATCCGCGTATTTGGGATTTATGTTCACACAGGAAAAAATGTGGCACAGAAAATTATGGTACAGACTTTTGGTCATCACCATGTATTTTAATGCAGGTTTGATTCCAATGTTCATGACAATGAAAACATTGCATCTGACCAACACTTTCTGGGTATACATTATCCCTGCGATTATTCAGCCATTCAACGTTATTATGGTAAAAACTTATGTGGAATCCATTCCACGTTCCCTTCAGGAAGCGGCTGAAATAGATGGAGCAGGAATTTTAACCATATTCTTCAAGGTAATTCTTCCAACCAGTAAACCTATTCTTGCAACCATTGCAATCTGGGCAGCAGTTGGTCAGTGGAACTCCTTCCAGGATACCTTGATTTACATTACAGACCAGAAACTGTATTCCTTACAGTATTTGTTATATACATACCTAAACCAGGCAAGCTCACTTGCTTCACTGGTTAAGTCAACAGGAAACGCTGCTTCGGTAGCAAACATCGCTACGATGCAGACACCAACATCCATTCGTATGACGATTTCCGTTATCGTTGTATTACCAATTTTGTTTATCTACCCGATGTTCCAGAAATACTTTGTAAAAGGTATTATGATTGGTTCAGTAAAGGGTTGA